Proteins encoded by one window of Arabidopsis thaliana chromosome 2, partial sequence:
- a CDS encoding Galactosyltransferase family protein yields MPLFSHRFTTASSSSPASPSYYNKPSSKTHKPNSSSSSYTSSRIHVAIIFFSLVSVFIGVAGTIFALSSTGPASVYRCGGSKDTSRVVSASRKLGGDGGNNGVVVERRKLLGFVGIQTGFDSGDRRTALRSTWFPSDPDSLLRLEQATGLAFRFVIGKSKDAKKMAELEKEIKEYRDFVLLDTEEEYIRLPYKTLAFFKAAFKLFEADYYVKADDDIYLRPDRLATLLANERLHSQTYIGCMKKGPVITDPKLKWYEKQGNLIGNEYFLHAYGPIYVLSAEIVASLAAARNGSLRMFNNEDVTIGSWMLAMDVHHEDNRALCDPHCSPKSIAVWDIPKCSGNINMFSHNSNSSHTRIN; encoded by the exons ATGCCACTATTCTCCCACCGCTTCACCAccgcatcttcttcttccccggCGTCTCCTTCTTACTACAATAAACCCTCTTCGAAAACCCATaaaccaaactcttcttcttcttcttatactTCGTCTCGTATTCATGTAGCTATCATATTCTTCTCCCTTGTCTCTGTTTTCATCGGAGTCGCCGGAACTATCTTCGCACTCTCCTCCACCGGTCCTGCTTCTGTTTATCGATGCGGCGGATCTAAAGACACTTCTCGGGTTGTGTCTGCTTCAAGAAAGCTCGGAGGAGATGGTGGTAATAatggtgttgttgttgaaagACGAAAGCTTTTAGGGTTTGTTGGGATCCAGACTGGTTTTGATTCCGGTGATCGTAGAACTGCTTTGAGAAGTACTTGGTTCCCTTCTGATCCTGATTCTCTTCTAAG GTTGGAACAAGCGACTGGATTAGCTTTTAGATTCGTCATTGGAAAGTCAAAGGATGCCAAAAAGATGGCTGAGCTTGAGAAGGAGATAAAAGAGTACAGAGATTTTGTGCTTCTTGATACCGAGGAAGAATATATACGACTTCCATATAAAAC GTTGGCTTTCTTCAAAGCAGCTTTTAAACTCTTTGAAGCTGATTATTATGTCAAAGCCGACGATGACATTTATTTGAGACCAG aTCGACTTGCGACGCTTCTTGCCAATGAAAGACTTCATTCACAGACATACATTGGCTGCATGAAGAAAGGACCAGTTATAACTGACCCTAAACTAAAATG GTACGAGAAACAAGGCAATTTGATTGGAAATGAATACTTTTTACATGCTTATGGACCGATATACGTTCTTTCAGCCGAGATAGTAGCTTCACTTGCAGCAGCTAGGAATGGCAg TCTGAGAATGTTTAATAATGAAGATGTAACTATCGGATCTTGGATGCTTGCAATGGATGTACATCACGAAGACAACCGCGCTTTATGCGATCCGCATTGTTCCCCAAAGTCCATAGCAGTTTGGGACATTCCCAAATGCTCAGGTAACATTAATATGTTCTCACATAATAGCAATAGCAGTCACACAAGAATCAATTAG
- a CDS encoding bromodomain protein (DUF761) (Protein of unknown function (DUF761); CONTAINS InterPro DOMAIN/s: Protein of unknown function DUF761, plant (InterPro:IPR008480); BEST Arabidopsis thaliana protein match is: unknown protein (TAIR:AT5G56980.1); Has 30201 Blast hits to 17322 proteins in 780 species: Archae - 12; Bacteria - 1396; Metazoa - 17338; Fungi - 3422; Plants - 5037; Viruses - 0; Other Eukaryotes - 2996 (source: NCBI BLink).), which produces MCFYLLSEKNQTHPSPSSSPFLSEQRTQPKQKSMLDMSESVLTAMYSWFTPTVLFVFLNLMIGTIAISSSFSSKSNDPNQTQIQRSPSMIHRLKSINFSSFTSPDKSHLEFPPSTPEDNSNNNFHQPASIEQNQPFLSRSPSVLHRIKSFNLYNYISQEPTNIIEASPPSVTVETKQEQVQEQEVKEEQEEEEQSLEEVYSKLNLNHVARTKSDTEPAAGIRPPKLPKKMKKSASTKSPFSHFQEDEISVEARRPATVKVPRVTTVEEADEEVDAKADDFINRFKHQLKLQRIDSITKYKEMVKKRNDK; this is translated from the coding sequence ATGTGCTTCTATTTGCTTTCCGAAAAAAACCAAACGCACCCAtctccttcctcttctccttttctctccgaacaaagaacacaaccaaaacaaaaatctatgtTAGATATGTCGGAATCTGTACTCACGGCGATGTATAGTTGGTTCACTCCGACAGttctcttcgtcttcctcaACCTTATGATTGGTACCATCGCCATTAGctcatctttctcttccaaATCCAACGACCCAAATCAAACTCAGATCCAACGCTCTCCTTCCATGATTCATCGTCTCAAATCCATaaacttctcttctttcacttcTCCAGACAAGTCTCATCTCGAGTTTCCTCCTTCAACACCTGAagacaacagcaacaacaactttCACCAACCAGCTTCAATCGAACAGAATCAACCATTCTTGTCTAGATCTCCTTCTGTTCTTCACAGAATCAAATCTTTCAATCTTTATAACTACATTTCTCAAGAACCCACCAATATAATCGAAGCTTCACCACCGTCGGTGACCGTagagacaaaacaagaacaagtacaagaacaagaagtaaaagaagaacaagaagaagaagaacagagtcTTGAAGAGGTTTATAGTAAACTTAATCTAAACCATGTCGCTAGGACAAAATCTGACACTGAACCAGCTGCTGGAATTAGACCTCCGAAGCTtccaaagaagatgaaaaaatcTGCTAGTACCAAATCTCCGTTCTCTCACtttcaagaagatgaaatctCCGTGGAGGCTCGCCGTCCTGCGACGGTGAAAGTGCCGAGAGTTACGACGGTGGAAGAAGCTGATGAAGAAGTAGATGCAAAAGCTGATGACTTTATCAATCGATTCAAGCATCAGTTGAAGTTACAGAGAATTGATTCCATCACTAAGTATAAGGAGAtggtgaagaaaagaaacgacAAGtga
- a CDS encoding glycine-rich protein (glycine-rich protein; Has 29 Blast hits to 29 proteins in 6 species: Archae - 0; Bacteria - 0; Metazoa - 1; Fungi - 0; Plants - 23; Viruses - 0; Other Eukaryotes - 5 (source: NCBI BLink).) gives MTNGGGGMSSGEGFRRRSSGEGFPAREFRWWVSGDRVFPRGFFGEGVQVGVPTVVSGEGVPAKVPGGDFSGKKVPAVVFRRVSSSDGGGRGSGGGGGGGSGLGW, from the exons ATGAccaatggtggtggtggtatGAGTTCAGGCGAAGGTTTCCGGCGAAGGAGCTCCGGCGAGGGTTTTCCGGCAAGGGAGTTTCGGTGGTGGGTTTCCGGCGATAGAGTTTTCCCGCGAGGATTTTTCGGCGAAGGAGTTCAGGTG GGAGTTCCGACGGTGGTTTCCGGCGAGGGAGTTCCGGCGAAGGTTCCCGGCGGTGATTTTTCCGGTAAGAAAGTTCCGGCGGTAGTTTTTCGGCGAGTGAGTTCCAGCGACGGTGGTGGCAGAGGTtccggtggtggtggtggtggtggttctGGGCTGGGGTGGTGA
- a CDS encoding RING/U-box protein with C6HC-type zinc finger (RING/U-box protein with C6HC-type zinc finger; FUNCTIONS IN: zinc ion binding; INVOLVED IN: biological_process unknown; LOCATED IN: cellular_component unknown; CONTAINS InterPro DOMAIN/s: Zinc finger, C6HC-type (InterPro:IPR002867); BEST Arabidopsis thaliana protein match is: RING/U-box protein with C6HC-type zinc finger (TAIR:AT2G26135.1); Has 35333 Blast hits to 34131 proteins in 2444 species: Archae - 798; Bacteria - 22429; Metazoa - 974; Fungi - 991; Plants - 531; Viruses - 0; Other Eukaryotes - 9610 (source: NCBI BLink).): protein MEEDDLNPAGKPLYRLYFKGLVTEEKEMLLAGFGVAICGDKDDLLFDLKVSIHDPTITLLEVELIALKSGLNQAVSLGINHISICCDHEYIFELVMGISTPKQESIALLLRDVQGIRKYLTSSIPVMLTQNQSNLAYDFAIEAISSEIIIDIPAQKETCNICLNDDINADQMFSVDKSGHMCCSECVKRHIEVRLLEGSLITCPHYRCNSLLTSVRCGNLLTPKLNKMWEQKTKDELIPVMDRVYCPNPRCSTLMSETELSGLNIGVRRCCVKCGEPFCVKCKVSWHNNLSCDEYKTLHPNPTENDGRLRDLANEKSWRQCSKCKHMIELSSGCISVVCRCGHTFCYQCGADAGDCFHGLGRDDLDLTQCCGSCCCFVFFLVIIAIVVTIILLVRRFS from the exons ATGGAGGAAGATGACCTAAACCCCGCCGGAAAACCTTTGTACAGGCTTTACTTCAAGGGTTTGGTAACCGAGGAAAAAGAGATGTTACTGGCAGGATTCGGGGTTGCAATTTGTGGTGACAAGGACGATCTGTTGTTTGACTTGAAGGTTTCTATTCATGACCCTACCATTACACTTTTGGAGGTTGAGCTTATAGCATTGAAGAGCGGATTAAATCAAGCCGTGAGTTTGGGGATCAATCATATCTCAATTTGCTGCGATCATGAATATATTTTCGAATTG gTCATGGGAATATCCACTCCTAAGCAAGAAAGCATTGCCTTGCTACTGCGTGATGTGCAAGGCATCAGAAAATATTTGACTTCTAGCATCCCTGTTATGTTGACTCAAAATCAGTCTAATTTAGCCTACGATTTTGCGATAGAAGCAATCTCTTCTGAGATCATCATAGATATTCCTGCTCAGAAAGAAACTTGCAATATATGTTTGAACGATGACATCAATGCTGATCAGATGTTTTCCGTTGATAAAAGTGGTCATATGTGTTGTTCTGAATGTGTGAAACGACATATAGAGGTGAGACTACTTGAAGGAAGTTTGATAACATGTCCTCATTATCGTTGCAATTCTCTGCTGACTTCTGTTCGTTGTGGCAACCTTTTAACACCTAAACTAAATAAGATGTGGGAGCAAAAGACTAAAGATGAGTTGATTCCTGTAATGGATAGAGTTTATTGCCCAAACCCGAGGTGCTCGACTTTAATGTCGGAAACCGAGCTCTCTGGACTTAACATTGGAGTGAGGAGATGCTGTGTAAAATGTGGCGAACCCTTTTGCGTCAAGTGCAAAGTTTCGTGGCATAATAACTTGTCGTGCGACGAGTACAAGACGTTACATCCAAATCCTACAGAAAACGATGGAAGGCTAAGAGATCTAGCGAATGAGAAATCGTGGCGTCAATGCAGCAAGTGTAAACACATGATTGAACTTTCTTCTGGATGCATCAGTGTAGTTTGCAG ATGTGGACATACGTTTTGCTACCAATGTGGAGCCGATGCTGGAGATTGCTTTCATGGTCTTGGCAGAGATGATCTGGATTTGACACAATGTTGTGGTTCGTGctgctgttttgttttctttttggtgatAATTGCTATTGTGGTTACTATTATATTACTCGTAAGACGGTTCTCGTAA